A window of Zingiber officinale cultivar Zhangliang chromosome 5A, Zo_v1.1, whole genome shotgun sequence contains these coding sequences:
- the LOC121983267 gene encoding phenylpropanoylacetyl-CoA synthase-like, producing the protein MAAVMEAFSRTPPADGAANVLAIGTANPSHFVDQMQYPEYYFRITDAEGKTELQQKFKRICEKSMIRKRHMCLTEEVLRENPCLCGYMTPSFDARQRIVVEEVPRLAKEAADKAIKEWGHPVTDITHLVFCSAAGVDLPGADYSLLQLLGLPLHVRRVMLYNVGCHAGGTALRVAKDLAENNKGARVLVVCSELNVMFFRGPGDDHIENLIGQALFGDGAAAVIVGADTDETERPIYEVASATQVMLPESEEMVGGHLREIGLTFHLASRLPAVVGENIERCLESAFGVEAGDWNELFWIVHPGGRAIIDQVEARVRLRPEKLAATRHVLREYGNMQSASVLFIMDEMRKLSAAEGCATTGQGCQWGVLFGFGPGLTIETVVLRSVPRQIN; encoded by the exons ATGGCGGCGGTCATGGAAGCCTTCAGCCGAACACCGCCGGCCGACGGCGCGGCTAACGTCCTCGCGATCGGCACGGCCAATCCCTCCCATTTCGTCGACCAGATGCAGTACCCTGAGTATTACTTCCGCATCACTGACGCGGAGGGCAAGACAGAGCTCCAGCAGAAGTTTAAGCGGATTT GTGAGAAATCGATGATCAGGAAGCGGCACATGTGCTTGACGGAGGAGGTGCTGCGGGAGAACCCCTGCCTGTGCGGGTACATGACCCCCTCTTTCGACGCGCGGCAGAGGATCGTGGTCGAGGAGGTGCCACGCCTGGCGAAGGAGGCGGCCGACAAGGCCATCAAGGAGTGGGGACACCCCGTCACCGACATCACACACCTCGTCTTCTGCTCTGCCGCCGGCGTCGACCTACCCGGTGCCGACTACAGCCTCCTCCAGCTCCTAGGCCTGCCGCTGCACGTGCGCCGCGTGATGCTTTACAACGTTGGATGCCATGCCGGCGGCACCGCCCTGCGCGTGGCCAAGGACCTGGCGGAGAACAACAAGGGCGCGCGCGTCCTGGTGGTCTGCTCCGAGCTCAACGTTATGTTCTTCCGCGGCCCCGGAGACGACCACATCGAGAACCTGATCGGGCAGGCTCTTTTTGGCGATGGCGCCGCGGCAGTCATCGTCGGTGCGGACACGGATGAGACGGAGAGACCTATCTACGAGGTGGCCTCAGCGACTCAG GTTATGCTTCCTGAGAGCGAGGAGATGGTCGGGGGGCACCTGCGGGAGATCGGCCTGACGTTCCACCTGGCGAGCAGGTTGCCGGCGGTGGTGGGCGAGAACATAGAACGGTGCTTGGAGTCGGCGTTCGGGGTGGAGGCGGGGGACTGGAACGAGCTGTTCTGGATCGTGCACCCGGGCGGGCGGGCGATCATAGACCAGGTGGAAGCGAGGGTACGATTGAGGCCGGAGAAGCTGGCGGCGACGAGGCACGTGCTGAGGGAGTACGGCAACAtgcagagcgcctctgtgctgtTCATCATGGACGAGATGAGGAAGCTGTCAGCTGCGGAGGGCTGCGCCACCACTGGCCAAGGATGTCAGTGGGGGGTGCTCTTCGGCTTCGGCCCCGGCCTCACCATCGAGACCGTCGTCCTCCGCAGCGTACCccgtcaaattaattaa